In Bradyrhizobium guangxiense, the following are encoded in one genomic region:
- a CDS encoding MATE family efflux transporter — protein MKDLTNGSIVRHILVMAPPIMAGMISIMVCQLVDLYFVSGLGDAAVAGVAAAGNAGFLVNGLMQVLGVGTVALIAHAVGRKDRPDANLIFNQAIALSVLFGLLTLVAGAALSRAYMRSIAADQATIEAGTTYLLWFMPALALQFATQVMGSALRATGIVRPSMLVQALAVAINIALAPVLISGWGTGHPLGVAGAGLASSIAVAIGALMLLVYFRKVERYVGFDPTQWRPQLRHLKRILNVGLPAGGEFAMMFIFMAVVYYVLRDFGAAAQAGFGIGQRVLGLINMPALAVGLAAGPIAGQNVGAANAARVRETFVKAALIVTIVMAGFMILAQVKPELLLAGFSNDRETMEIAYLFLRIISLNMVAQGLIFTCSSMFQALGNTRPVLLSSATRVFTYSLPAIWLSTRPGFRMEYVWYLSVATTTLQAGLSLWLLRREFRKRLTLAPKETPAEQQSPEPIAPVVREPA, from the coding sequence TGATCTCGATCATGGTCTGCCAGCTGGTTGACCTGTACTTCGTGTCGGGCCTGGGCGATGCCGCCGTGGCGGGCGTCGCCGCGGCCGGCAATGCCGGCTTTCTCGTCAACGGGCTGATGCAGGTGCTCGGCGTCGGAACGGTCGCGCTGATCGCGCATGCCGTCGGACGCAAGGACCGGCCGGATGCCAACCTGATCTTCAACCAGGCGATCGCGCTGTCGGTGCTGTTCGGCCTGTTGACCCTGGTCGCAGGTGCCGCGCTGTCGCGTGCCTACATGCGTTCGATCGCCGCGGATCAAGCCACGATCGAGGCCGGGACCACCTATCTGTTGTGGTTCATGCCGGCGCTCGCGCTGCAGTTCGCGACCCAGGTGATGGGATCTGCGCTGCGCGCCACCGGTATCGTACGTCCCTCCATGCTGGTGCAGGCGCTTGCCGTGGCCATCAATATCGCGCTGGCGCCGGTGCTGATCTCGGGCTGGGGCACCGGCCATCCGCTCGGGGTGGCCGGTGCCGGGCTGGCGAGTTCGATCGCGGTCGCCATCGGCGCCCTGATGTTGCTTGTCTATTTCCGAAAGGTCGAGCGCTACGTCGGCTTCGATCCGACGCAGTGGCGTCCACAGCTGCGCCATCTGAAGCGGATCCTCAATGTCGGCCTGCCGGCGGGCGGTGAGTTCGCGATGATGTTCATCTTCATGGCGGTGGTGTACTACGTGCTGCGTGATTTCGGCGCGGCGGCGCAGGCAGGCTTCGGCATCGGGCAGCGCGTGCTCGGCCTGATCAACATGCCTGCTCTTGCGGTCGGGCTGGCGGCCGGGCCGATCGCCGGTCAGAACGTCGGCGCCGCCAACGCTGCGCGCGTGCGGGAAACTTTCGTCAAGGCCGCTTTGATCGTCACGATCGTGATGGCCGGCTTCATGATCCTCGCGCAGGTGAAGCCCGAGCTGCTGCTTGCCGGATTCTCGAACGACCGCGAGACCATGGAGATCGCCTATCTGTTCCTGCGGATCATCTCGCTCAACATGGTCGCGCAGGGGCTGATCTTCACCTGCTCGAGCATGTTCCAGGCCCTCGGCAACACCAGGCCGGTGCTGCTGAGCTCGGCGACGCGCGTGTTCACCTACTCCCTGCCGGCGATCTGGCTCTCGACGAGGCCGGGCTTTCGCATGGAGTACGTCTGGTACCTCTCGGTCGCGACGACCACGTTGCAGGCGGGCTTGAGCCTGTGGCTGCTGCGCCGCGAGTTCAGGAAACGCCTGACACTGGCGCCCAAGGAGACGCCTGCGGAGCAGCAGAGCCCCGAACCCATTGCGCCTGTCGTCCGCGAGCCCGCGTGA